The region ACTGGGGAAAGAGGATTTTGTGGAGGGACTGATAGACTATGTAAAAGGGTATCGGGATATAAAAGAAATACCCAGGGGCCAGAGATATGCAAGCAGACCGGGGCTTGAGGTATTATTTGATGAAGAAATAAAAGGTGACAGGAAAAAGCGGAAAGAGAAAGTGCAGGAAGCAGTAGAAAGACATGGTTACAGCCAGAAAGAGGTTGAGGTGATACGCATTGAACTTTAACACTAAGACTGTATCAAAAATCGCAGGGTTAAGTGAAAGACGGGTTGATTGCCGGGACAGGACTCATTTTCACAAGCGCAACCGGACATCAACAAGAAACCTTGCTGCAATGATCGATCTCGAATTCCAGTGTAGAGTGACTGATGGAAAACCGCTTCTCAAGCTCTGCTTTCAACGCCATTTTGATCTGTTCGGTGTCAATAAAATCGGCAATGACCACGTGGGCCTCCAGGGCATTTCTTTGTTCATCGAGTTGCCAGATGTGGAGATGATGAACATTTGAAACCCCTTCGACAGACTCCATAGCCTTGGCCACTTCCTCACTCGAGATACCTTCCGGAGTACCTTCCATGAGGATATGAATGGTTTTGGGTAAGAGAGTTGCAGCCTGATAGAGCACATAACCGGCGATGAGCAGGGTCAGCAGCGTATCGCTCCAGTACCAGTTATAGAGCAGAATCAACGTTCCGGCAACGATGACCCCCACCGAGGCCAGGGCATCCGAGACATTGTGCAGAAAGGCAGCCCGGATATTCATGCTGTGTTTTGACATGGTATAGGTCAGTATTGCTGTGGCTATATCTATCACCAAGGCAACACCTGCGACAATGATAACCATGCCGCCTTCAATGGCCTGTGGTTCAAATACGCGCCATATCGCCTCATAGATCAGATAGAGCCCCACCAGCACCAATGTGACAAGATTGATCAGCGCGGCAATTACCTCAGCCCGTTTATAGCCAAAAGTTTTGAAGTGGTCAGGGGGTTGTCTGCCGATCCTGCGTGCCACCCATGCGATCAGCAATGAGGCGGCATCACTGAAATTGTGCAGGGCATCGGCTATCAAGGCAAGACTGCCGGAAATGATGCCGCCGATCACCTGCGCCAGTGTCAACAGCATATTGACAGCAATGGCGACAATCAGCCGCCGGTCGCCCAGCATCTCTACGTCATGATGATGTTGTTTTGGCTGGGTTGAATGTTCTTCCATGTTCATCCTGGAGGCAATTTCTGCGGTGGATTAGCCGTCCACAGATAAGAAACTTATAAGTGTTAGGCAATCTTCTTTAATAACCTTTTCTTGTCTATTTCCAATGTATAAGTCAAAATGGTTTTCGAATCCATCTTTTTAGAAGCATCAAGAATTTCTATCCCGACAATCTTGTCATCTACGGTGGTGTCTAAATTTACTCCTTCAGATATCTCTACTACACCATCAGGCTTCTTATTACTTAATTTTATATAAAGTGCATCTACCTCATTGTCATAAAATACTTTCATCACTCCCTCCTTAATATCCTCTATTGTACAATCATCCGGAGCTTCTTAACAGTAACAGTAATGACTGGACTTCCTGTTTTGCTGTGCTCATACACCTTTCCTTTGAATTGCTTTATTTTCCTGATAGTTCCTGGCATATCAATATTCTATTTTACCATGCCTTTTACCAAACTTACTAAAACATATAAGGAAGGAACAGAAAAGGGATACTGTTATGTTATTATTTATTAGTTTTATCCCGATATTTCAGCTTCTGACATCCGGGGTTTTATCTCTGATAATCAGGTATATGGAGGTGCCATGAAGATACTTGTTACTGGGGGGGCAGGATTTATCGGCTCCAATGTGGTGGATGGCTATATCCGTGAAGGCCATGAAGTGGTTGTTGTTGATAATTTATATACTGGACGCATGGAGAATCTCAACCCACAAGCACGGTTTTATCTCCTCGATGTACGGTCTGCAGAGATAAGCAAGGTCTTTGAGATCGAAAGACCTGATATCGTAAATCATCATGCTGCGCAAATGTCGGTTCCTGCTTCTGTGGAAGACCCTGCGTTTGATGCTGATGTAAATATAATGGGCCTGATAAACCTGCTTCAGAATTCCGTCAGATACCAGGCAAGGAAATTTATTTTCATTTCTTCCGGGGGTGCAATTTACGGTGAGAAGGAGAGCATTCCAATCTCCGAGACAGACCAGCCACTGCCGCTCTCTCCTTATGCCATAACAAAGCTGACCTCTGAGAACTATCTCGGGTTTTACAAACATCAACACAACCTTGATTACACGGTTCTCCGTTATGCAAACGTCTACGGACCAAGGCAGGTACCCCATGCCGAGGCAGGAGTGGTTTCCATATTCATGAACAAACTCAGAAACGGAGAGCTTCCCGTGATTTACCATTATCCTGATGAACCCGATGGCATGACAAGGGACTACTGTTATGTCGGGGATATTGTCAGGGCCAATATACTTGCCTTAAAAAAAGGCTCCGGTGACGCCGTGAACATAGGCACTTCAAAGGAGACCACCACTGGTGAACTTTACAGGACGATACTGGAGATAATGAGGAGACACGGATACGCAAAGGATGCCGTATTTGACACCCCTCAAAAGGGTGCTGCAAGGTCCGGAGACCTCAGGAGGAGTGCCCTGAATATTGAGAGGGCAAAGGCAATACTGGGATGGCAGCCGGAGTATGACCTCAAGCGAGGGCTTGAAGAAACTATTCTTAATGAGTTAAGTTAAAAAGTTAAAACGATTGGAGGTGCGATGGGAGACAAAGAGCGGTTAATTAAACTTATACGTGAATATGCCTTTAAATATAGCGATAGTCCTGTGTTTCGTCTGTCCTCGGGTCTTATGAGCAACTATTACTTTAATCTCAAAAAGATTACCTATACACCCGAAGGACAATTCCTGATTGGCAAACTTTTTTATGAGAAGATAAAGGAGCTCAACCTTTCACCAAAGGCAATCGGAGGACTTACTCTGGGTGCCGACCCTATTGCAATAGCCGTAGCACGCTACTCCTATGATGCCAGGGACCCGATCGAGGCATTTGTAATAAGAAAAGAGCCTAAGGAACATGGCATGGGTCTTCAGATAGAGGGCAATGTCGGTCCGGGAGATAAAGTAATTATAGTCGATGATGTTGTAACAAGCGGGGCTTCAACTATAAAGGCCATAGAGATAGCCGAAGAGTATAAATTTAAAATAATTGCCGTTATGGCCCTCCTTGACAGGTGTGAACAGAGAGGCCGGGAGAATATAGAGGCAAAGGGGTATCCTTTTTATTCAATAGTAACTGTAGAGGATATTAAAGAAGATGCAGCGGCTATAAAGGAACAGGCGATAGGTAATGGGTAACACGCAATACAGAACACCTGACATGCAAAAACTGATTTTTTAATGATCGATCTCCACACACATAGCCTATTCAGTGATGGCGAGCTGATTCCGACTGAACTTGTAAGAAGGGCACGGATGAAGGGTTACAGGGCCATAGCGATCACTGACCATATGGATTCATCAAATATGGATTTTATTATTCCAAGGCTTGTACGGATTGCCGATGAGCTTAATGCAATACAGCCCGTAAAGGTTATTCCGGGGGCAGAGCTCACCCACCTTCCACCTGAACTCATAGCAAAAGGCATCAGAGAGGCAAGGAAACTTGGGGCACGGATTGTTGTTGTTCATGGTGAGACCCTGGTGGAGCCTGTTCAGGAGGGGACCAACTGGGCAGCCATTGCCGGAGGAGCCGATATCCTGAGCCATCCGGGTCTGATAGATGAGGAAGACGTAAAGTACGCCGCTGCACAGGGTGTAGTCCTTGAGTTGAGTGCAAGAAAAGGACATTGCCTGTCAAACGGACATGTTGCACGACTTGCACAGCAGTACAGTGCCAGGCTCGTTATAAATACCGATGCACATTCTCCGGGGGACCTTATAGACCGCGGGTTTGCAGAAAAAGTTATACTCTCGGCCGGACTCGATACAACTGTCCTGAACAGGGTATTAGCCACATCTGAAGAAATAGTTAAATCAGTCTTTTTACAGGGAGGAGATTAATGCCTAAGCCAATAAAGAAACGTGTACAGAAAAGAAGTGTTGGAGAGAGAGAGGTCATATCTCTCTATGAAAAAGCGCTGGATTACTATCTTGAGAACAAAAAGACCGTATATCTCGGTGCGGCTTTGACGGTCCTGTTCATCACAATAGTGACAGGTCTGCTCTTTTATAACAAAAAGCTTACCGAACAGGCAGCAACCCTTCAGTATGAGGGGTATAAGCTTTACCATAACCTCTATCAGGAGGATGGCAAGAAAGCGGATGAGGCTGTCCTGAAAAAAGCCCTGGAAAAATTCCAGGAGGCATATGACAAGAAAAAATCACCCATTACCCTCCTTTACATTGCAAACACACAGTTTGCGCTCGCGCAGAATGAAGATGCACTGAAGACCCTGGAGCAATTTACAAAAAAGTATTCAGGCAACAAAGACCTCCTCCCTCTGGCATACTACAAGATTGCGGCAATCCAGATGAAAGAGGGCAGGAAAGAGGAGGCCCTCAAGACACTCGATACCCTATATAATCTCAAGACAAGTCCGTTCCTGAAAGACGTTGCCCTGCATGATTCAGCAAGCATACTTGAGAAAATGGGCAGGAAAGAGGAGGCACTCAAGAAATATGAACAGCTTGCAAAGGACTATCCCCAGTCGCCTTATTATCATCTTGCCGTTTCAGAGGTAGAAAAGGAAGCAGAGAAAAAGATGAAGGATAACGATAATAAGGACAACAAGAAAACAACTAAAGAAGAGAAACCTTAAAAA is a window of Nitrospirota bacterium DNA encoding:
- a CDS encoding addiction module toxin RelE, with product LGKEDFVEGLIDYVKGYRDIKEIPRGQRYASRPGLEVLFDEEIKGDRKKRKEKVQEAVERHGYSQKEVEVIRIEL
- a CDS encoding cation diffusion facilitator family transporter — translated: MNMEEHSTQPKQHHHDVEMLGDRRLIVAIAVNMLLTLAQVIGGIISGSLALIADALHNFSDAASLLIAWVARRIGRQPPDHFKTFGYKRAEVIAALINLVTLVLVGLYLIYEAIWRVFEPQAIEGGMVIIVAGVALVIDIATAILTYTMSKHSMNIRAAFLHNVSDALASVGVIVAGTLILLYNWYWSDTLLTLLIAGYVLYQAATLLPKTIHILMEGTPEGISSEEVAKAMESVEGVSNVHHLHIWQLDEQRNALEAHVVIADFIDTEQIKMALKAELEKRFSISHSTLEFEIDHCSKVSC
- a CDS encoding DUF2283 domain-containing protein, whose translation is MKVFYDNEVDALYIKLSNKKPDGVVEISEGVNLDTTVDDKIVGIEILDASKKMDSKTILTYTLEIDKKRLLKKIA
- a CDS encoding NAD-dependent epimerase/dehydratase family protein yields the protein MKILVTGGAGFIGSNVVDGYIREGHEVVVVDNLYTGRMENLNPQARFYLLDVRSAEISKVFEIERPDIVNHHAAQMSVPASVEDPAFDADVNIMGLINLLQNSVRYQARKFIFISSGGAIYGEKESIPISETDQPLPLSPYAITKLTSENYLGFYKHQHNLDYTVLRYANVYGPRQVPHAEAGVVSIFMNKLRNGELPVIYHYPDEPDGMTRDYCYVGDIVRANILALKKGSGDAVNIGTSKETTTGELYRTILEIMRRHGYAKDAVFDTPQKGAARSGDLRRSALNIERAKAILGWQPEYDLKRGLEETILNELS
- the pyrE gene encoding orotate phosphoribosyltransferase, which encodes MGDKERLIKLIREYAFKYSDSPVFRLSSGLMSNYYFNLKKITYTPEGQFLIGKLFYEKIKELNLSPKAIGGLTLGADPIAIAVARYSYDARDPIEAFVIRKEPKEHGMGLQIEGNVGPGDKVIIVDDVVTSGASTIKAIEIAEEYKFKIIAVMALLDRCEQRGRENIEAKGYPFYSIVTVEDIKEDAAAIKEQAIGNG
- a CDS encoding histidinol phosphate phosphatase domain-containing protein, encoding MIDLHTHSLFSDGELIPTELVRRARMKGYRAIAITDHMDSSNMDFIIPRLVRIADELNAIQPVKVIPGAELTHLPPELIAKGIREARKLGARIVVVHGETLVEPVQEGTNWAAIAGGADILSHPGLIDEEDVKYAAAQGVVLELSARKGHCLSNGHVARLAQQYSARLVINTDAHSPGDLIDRGFAEKVILSAGLDTTVLNRVLATSEEIVKSVFLQGGD
- a CDS encoding tetratricopeptide repeat protein, yielding MPKPIKKRVQKRSVGEREVISLYEKALDYYLENKKTVYLGAALTVLFITIVTGLLFYNKKLTEQAATLQYEGYKLYHNLYQEDGKKADEAVLKKALEKFQEAYDKKKSPITLLYIANTQFALAQNEDALKTLEQFTKKYSGNKDLLPLAYYKIAAIQMKEGRKEEALKTLDTLYNLKTSPFLKDVALHDSASILEKMGRKEEALKKYEQLAKDYPQSPYYHLAVSEVEKEAEKKMKDNDNKDNKKTTKEEKP